Proteins found in one Campylobacter lari genomic segment:
- the ychF gene encoding redox-regulated ATPase YchF, with the protein MSLSVGIVGLPNVGKSTTFNALTRAQNAESANYPFCTIEPNKAVVPVPDHRLKELAKIVNPQKIIRSNIEFVDIAGLVAGASKGEGLGNKFLSNIRETEMILHIVRCFDDENITHVAGSVDPVRDVQIIETELILADIEQLSKKIEKLAKGVKANEKGAKESLALANELLEHLNQNNSASSFSNKNEVYHALIKELRLLSAKEVIYGANVDENSLLEDNDFVKDLKEFAAKSGHEVIKLCSKIEEEMIALSDEENYEFLKSLGVERSGLEVVIRTAFSKLNLISYFTAGQIEVRSWTIQRGWKAPKAASVIHNDFEKGFIKAEVISYEDYIACKGENGAKEAGKLRLEGKDYIVQDGDVMHFRFNV; encoded by the coding sequence ATGAGTTTATCAGTTGGTATAGTAGGACTTCCAAATGTTGGAAAATCCACAACTTTTAACGCACTAACAAGAGCACAAAATGCAGAAAGTGCAAATTATCCATTTTGCACCATAGAACCAAACAAAGCAGTCGTTCCTGTGCCAGATCATCGCTTAAAAGAGCTAGCAAAAATCGTTAATCCACAAAAAATTATACGCTCAAATATTGAATTTGTTGATATAGCAGGCTTAGTAGCTGGCGCTAGCAAAGGTGAGGGTTTGGGTAATAAATTTTTATCTAACATACGTGAAACAGAAATGATTTTACACATCGTGCGTTGTTTTGATGATGAGAATATTACACATGTTGCAGGTAGCGTTGATCCCGTGCGTGATGTGCAAATCATAGAAACAGAGCTTATACTAGCAGACATAGAGCAACTTAGTAAAAAAATAGAAAAACTCGCCAAAGGCGTAAAGGCTAATGAAAAAGGTGCAAAAGAAAGCTTAGCTTTAGCCAATGAGCTTTTAGAGCATTTAAATCAAAATAACAGTGCAAGTTCTTTCTCAAATAAAAATGAAGTCTATCATGCTCTTATAAAAGAACTAAGATTGCTTTCAGCTAAAGAAGTGATATATGGGGCAAATGTAGATGAGAACTCACTTTTAGAAGATAATGATTTTGTAAAAGATCTTAAAGAATTCGCAGCAAAATCAGGCCATGAAGTTATCAAGCTTTGTTCTAAAATAGAAGAGGAAATGATAGCTTTAAGTGATGAAGAAAACTACGAATTTTTAAAATCTTTGGGGGTTGAGCGTAGCGGGCTTGAAGTAGTTATACGCACAGCTTTTTCAAAACTTAATTTGATAAGTTATTTTACAGCAGGTCAAATAGAAGTTAGATCATGGACCATACAAAGAGGTTGGAAAGCACCAAAAGCTGCGAGCGTGATCCACAATGACTTTGAAAAAGGTTTTATCAAAGCTGAAGTGATTTCTTATGAGGATTATATTGCATGCAAAGGCGAAAATGGCGCTAAAGAAGCAGGAAAACTACGCCTTGAAGGAAAGGATTATATCGTACAAGATGGCGATGTAATGCATTTTAGATTCAATGTTTGA
- a CDS encoding leucyl aminopeptidase, whose amino-acid sequence MIFNFKEEKINSINADFEIILIQDKKIEKYTQSQELFKLSNYKGEGVCIDMQNKILYSELKSLEYEDIRSAFASAYKALKKLEIQNIKTKSVVGKCVVNSFNALIQGFIFGAYEFNKYKKEKTPSKLENIYISQEEINNKTYNLEEAYIGINYGKIFSNACDFAKNIVNEIPQVYTPTKMAEDAINLSKNDPKISCQIYEKDFLEQEKMQAFLAVNRASVHPPKLIHLSYKPQNPKMKVVFVGKGLTYDSGGLSLKPADYMLTMKSDKSGGAAVMAIIKGASELNLDIEVHSIIGATENMIGGNAYKPDDILISREGVSIEVKNTDAEGRLVLADCLSLAQDLKPDLLIDLATLTGACVVGLGEYTSAIMGNNEDLQNEFYKVSKKSGDLATILHFNPHLKELIKSNIADVSNTSSSRYGGAITAGLFLNSFIREEYKDKWLHLDIAGPAYLEKAWGYHSFGATGAGVRMCLSYLLYLSRKQK is encoded by the coding sequence ATGATTTTTAATTTTAAAGAAGAAAAAATTAATTCTATAAATGCTGACTTTGAGATCATTTTAATACAAGATAAAAAGATAGAAAAATATACTCAAAGTCAAGAACTTTTTAAACTTTCAAACTATAAAGGCGAAGGAGTTTGTATAGATATGCAAAATAAAATCCTTTATAGTGAACTTAAAAGCTTAGAATATGAAGATATAAGGTCTGCTTTTGCAAGTGCTTATAAAGCTTTAAAAAAACTTGAAATTCAAAATATTAAAACAAAAAGTGTTGTAGGAAAATGTGTAGTAAATAGTTTTAATGCTTTGATTCAAGGATTTATTTTTGGTGCTTATGAATTTAATAAATATAAAAAAGAAAAAACTCCAAGTAAGTTAGAAAATATTTATATATCACAGGAGGAAATTAACAATAAAACTTACAATCTTGAAGAAGCGTATATAGGAATTAATTATGGAAAAATTTTTTCTAATGCTTGTGATTTTGCAAAGAATATTGTTAATGAAATTCCTCAAGTTTATACTCCAACTAAAATGGCTGAAGATGCTATAAATTTAAGCAAAAACGATCCTAAAATTTCATGCCAAATTTATGAAAAAGATTTTTTAGAACAAGAAAAAATGCAAGCATTTTTAGCAGTAAATCGTGCTTCAGTGCACCCTCCAAAACTCATTCATCTTTCTTACAAACCACAAAATCCAAAAATGAAAGTAGTGTTTGTAGGCAAAGGATTAACTTATGATAGTGGTGGACTTAGTTTAAAACCTGCTGATTATATGCTAACAATGAAATCAGACAAAAGTGGCGGTGCAGCTGTAATGGCTATTATCAAAGGCGCAAGCGAATTAAACCTTGATATAGAAGTGCATTCTATCATAGGTGCAACTGAGAATATGATAGGTGGAAATGCTTATAAGCCTGATGATATACTTATTTCAAGAGAAGGTGTGAGCATAGAGGTTAAAAATACCGATGCAGAAGGAAGATTAGTTTTAGCAGATTGTCTTTCACTTGCTCAAGATCTAAAACCTGATTTATTAATAGATCTTGCTACTCTAACTGGAGCTTGCGTGGTAGGACTTGGAGAATACACTAGTGCTATCATGGGAAATAATGAAGATTTACAAAACGAATTTTATAAAGTAAGCAAAAAAAGTGGGGATTTGGCTACTATTTTACATTTTAACCCACATTTAAAAGAGCTTATAAAATCAAATATAGCAGATGTTAGCAATACCTCTTCAAGTCGTTATGGTGGAGCTATTACAGCGGGGTTATTTTTAAATTCTTTCATTAGAGAAGAATACAAAGACAAATGGCTACATTTAGACATCGCAGGGCCAGCTTATTTAGAAAAAGCTTGGGGTTATCACAGTTTTGGCGCAACTGGAGCTGGGGTTAGAATGTGCCTTTCATATTTACTTTATCTTTCAAGGAAACAAAAATGA
- a CDS encoding DedA family protein produces the protein MEEFLKQLLYDYKNWAYIIVFLWCILEGELALILAGIFAHEGHVNLGLIIFIAGLGGFVGDQIYFYIGRYNKKYIQKKLRTQRRKFAIAHLLLQRFGWPIIFIQRYMYGFRTIIPMSIGLTRYSAKKFAFINLISAWAWAAITILLAWFFGKEIWLAVEWAGDHWYFAVPIIACFLLALFLGMKQMEKSILRKRTHK, from the coding sequence ATGGAAGAATTTTTAAAACAACTTTTATATGATTATAAAAATTGGGCTTATATCATCGTGTTTTTATGGTGTATACTTGAGGGAGAATTAGCACTGATTTTAGCAGGTATTTTTGCACACGAAGGACATGTAAATTTAGGCCTTATAATCTTCATAGCAGGTTTAGGTGGTTTTGTAGGCGATCAAATATATTTTTACATAGGAAGATATAATAAAAAATACATTCAGAAAAAACTTCGCACCCAAAGGCGTAAATTTGCCATAGCGCATTTACTTTTACAGCGTTTTGGCTGGCCTATTATTTTCATACAAAGATACATGTATGGTTTTAGAACTATTATACCTATGAGTATAGGATTAACACGCTATAGTGCTAAAAAATTTGCTTTTATTAATCTCATTAGTGCTTGGGCTTGGGCTGCTATAACTATTTTACTTGCTTGGTTTTTTGGAAAAGAAATTTGGCTAGCTGTTGAATGGGCTGGAGATCATTGGTATTTTGCAGTACCTATTATAGCTTGTTTTTTACTTGCTCTATTTTTAGGTATGAAACAAATGGAAAAATCTATACTTAGAAAAAGGACTCATAAATGA
- the apt gene encoding adenine phosphoribosyltransferase has protein sequence MIKEQDKKYLLDSIRAIKDFPKEGIIFRDITTLLNNKEAFAFLMDHLVEKYQNAKLDYIVGIESRGFIFGAALSARLKLPFVPIRKPGKLPSKCLQESYSLEYGSDTIEIHIDAFNNQKANVLLIDDLIATGGTAIAAVKLIEKLNAKCIEACFLLELKDLDGAKELAKLTSVYSVLEV, from the coding sequence ATGATAAAAGAACAAGATAAGAAATATTTATTAGATAGCATTAGAGCTATAAAAGATTTTCCAAAAGAAGGGATTATTTTTAGAGATATCACAACTTTATTAAACAATAAAGAAGCATTTGCTTTTTTAATGGATCATTTGGTTGAAAAATATCAAAATGCAAAGCTTGATTATATTGTTGGTATAGAAAGTAGAGGTTTTATTTTTGGAGCTGCGCTAAGTGCTAGATTAAAACTTCCTTTTGTACCTATAAGAAAACCCGGAAAACTACCTTCAAAATGCTTACAAGAATCTTATAGCTTAGAATATGGTAGTGATACTATAGAAATTCATATTGATGCTTTTAATAATCAAAAAGCAAATGTTTTACTTATAGATGATCTTATCGCTACAGGCGGTACAGCAATAGCTGCTGTTAAATTAATAGAAAAACTCAATGCAAAATGTATTGAAGCTTGTTTTTTACTAGAATTAAAAGATCTTGATGGGGCTAAAGAACTAGCCAAATTAACTTCTGTTTATAGTGTTTTAGAGGTATAA
- the rpiB gene encoding ribose 5-phosphate isomerase B: MLREKIYIASDHAGFVLKQEIINFLQEKNINFEDLGPFSEDRCDYPDYAHLLSSKIDENSFGVLVCGSGVGMSIAANRHKNIRCALCNEPLSAKLSREHNDANVLALGARLIGIDMAFEIISNFINTSFSGGRHCVRINKIEVKS; the protein is encoded by the coding sequence ATGCTAAGAGAAAAAATTTACATAGCAAGCGATCATGCTGGTTTTGTTTTAAAACAAGAGATTATCAATTTTTTACAAGAAAAAAATATAAACTTTGAAGATTTGGGACCTTTTAGTGAGGATCGTTGTGATTATCCTGATTATGCACATTTATTAAGCTCTAAAATTGATGAAAATAGTTTTGGAGTTTTAGTATGTGGTTCAGGTGTTGGTATGAGTATAGCAGCAAATCGCCACAAAAATATACGCTGTGCTTTATGCAACGAACCTTTAAGCGCTAAACTCTCAAGAGAACACAACGACGCAAATGTTTTAGCTTTAGGAGCTAGATTGATCGGAATAGATATGGCTTTTGAAATTATCTCAAATTTTATTAATACTTCTTTTAGCGGTGGAAGACATTGTGTGCGAATTAACAAAATAGAGGTAAAATCATGA
- a CDS encoding CheB methylesterase domain-containing protein has product MKLILIGSSTGGPSQLKFLLNDIELKDCAVVIAQHMNPAFIPSFVNQFNKEALSDVLIPSDREVLKSKIYICQRNMVLSGNNTPVLNITEEASSFNPGVDVLFYSAVNLCKYNKILALIMTGMGDDGAKSLFELYKAGVRCLCENEADSIVYGMPKKARDTNPNLKPMSLLELKKEIVNFIKS; this is encoded by the coding sequence ATGAAGCTTATATTAATTGGTTCTTCTACTGGTGGTCCAAGCCAACTAAAGTTTTTACTAAATGATATAGAGCTTAAAGATTGTGCTGTAGTAATTGCTCAGCACATGAACCCAGCTTTTATCCCTTCTTTTGTAAACCAGTTTAACAAAGAAGCTTTAAGTGATGTATTAATACCAAGCGATAGGGAAGTTCTTAAAAGTAAAATTTATATATGTCAAAGAAATATGGTTTTAAGTGGAAATAATACTCCAGTGCTAAATATCACTGAAGAAGCAAGTAGTTTTAATCCAGGAGTGGATGTTTTGTTTTATTCAGCTGTAAATCTTTGTAAATATAATAAAATTTTAGCTTTGATTATGACAGGAATGGGTGATGATGGAGCTAAATCTTTATTCGAGTTGTATAAGGCAGGAGTGAGATGTTTATGTGAAAACGAAGCAGACTCTATAGTATATGGTATGCCTAAAAAAGCTAGAGATACTAATCCAAATTTAAAACCCATGAGTTTGTTGGAACTTAAAAAAGAAATAGTTAATTTTATTAAATCATAG
- a CDS encoding CheR family methyltransferase, with product MIKIAENEMHDFVKIVEQISGNNLSTKRDILLIKLPKFLQELGLNSLSELNEKVQFQRNLKQETMDFITVCETYFFRELEQLKDVIFYIKSLDRPVNVLCAPCSSGEEVYSLAILASENFIKGMNIVGIDINKKMIDKCNEMIYSERSVARLNTMQKTRYFDIKDRMYHLKKETLACRCRFELCNVFDDSLFKLGKFDVIFSRNMMIYFDQDFKIRLMERFYKILNREGRIYPGKSDLVPETAYFDKNFSAGGVYYSKVD from the coding sequence ATGATAAAAATCGCAGAAAATGAAATGCACGATTTTGTGAAAATAGTAGAACAAATTAGTGGAAATAATTTAAGTACCAAACGAGATATTTTACTTATAAAACTTCCAAAGTTTTTACAAGAACTAGGCTTAAATAGCCTTAGTGAATTAAATGAAAAAGTGCAGTTTCAAAGAAATTTAAAGCAAGAAACTATGGATTTTATTACAGTTTGTGAGACTTATTTTTTTAGAGAATTAGAACAATTAAAAGATGTTATTTTTTATATCAAATCTCTTGATCGACCTGTAAATGTACTTTGTGCTCCATGCTCAAGTGGCGAGGAAGTGTATTCTTTAGCTATTTTAGCAAGTGAGAATTTCATTAAGGGTATGAATATAGTTGGTATAGATATCAATAAAAAAATGATAGATAAGTGTAATGAAATGATATATTCAGAACGCTCGGTGGCTAGATTAAACACTATGCAAAAAACGCGTTATTTTGATATAAAAGATAGAATGTATCATCTTAAAAAAGAAACTCTAGCTTGTAGATGTCGTTTTGAGCTTTGTAATGTTTTTGATGATTCTTTATTTAAACTCGGAAAATTTGATGTGATTTTTTCAAGAAATATGATGATATATTTTGATCAAGATTTCAAAATAAGACTTATGGAGCGTTTTTATAAGATATTAAATAGAGAGGGCAGAATTTATCCTGGTAAATCAGATCTTGTTCCTGAAACAGCTTATTTTGATAAGAATTTTTCAGCAGGTGGGGTTTATTATTCTAAGGTGGATTAA
- a CDS encoding MFS transporter — protein sequence MTYRSLLKNNKTFRLLATIQFISYFGAWFSQVGVFTLLTKELQAPANIIGFSAIFVFLPSIILAPINGVIVDRFKPKNLLLTMISIEMISIFMLIFVNSLAMLWFLYFLTFVRMAVASMYFQTEMSVLPKILTPQELKLGNELHSIIWAVSYALGMGAAGLFIDLFGVKPAFIADTLMLFCAMLILKTLILPDEKNTTQNNLFILIKEGLAYVFSNKKIIHLILLHGVVGITAYDVLITLLAEYEYAKVISIPLAIGISNAIRAISLLIGPYVLSPYINKNTLVYLYLAQGIGIMLWACLQFNFYLAFIGLVMAGFCTSSLWSYTYTLLQNDCDKRYYGRVIAYNDMVYLTFSAIIAFSTGYLFEFYGVKLSHFTFSLGVCFIFAAIYWWWFNKKYN from the coding sequence ATGACTTATAGGTCTTTACTTAAAAATAATAAAACTTTTCGCCTTTTAGCAACAATACAATTTATAAGTTATTTTGGTGCATGGTTTTCTCAAGTGGGTGTTTTTACCCTTTTAACCAAAGAACTCCAAGCGCCTGCAAATATTATAGGTTTTTCGGCTATTTTTGTTTTTTTACCTTCTATTATACTTGCACCTATAAATGGAGTTATAGTAGATAGATTTAAACCTAAGAATTTATTACTAACAATGATTAGTATTGAGATGATTTCTATTTTTATGCTAATTTTTGTAAATTCTTTAGCTATGCTTTGGTTTTTATACTTTTTAACCTTTGTACGTATGGCGGTTGCAAGTATGTATTTTCAAACAGAAATGTCGGTTTTACCTAAAATTTTAACCCCACAAGAACTAAAACTTGGCAATGAGCTTCATAGTATTATATGGGCTGTATCATATGCCTTAGGTATGGGTGCAGCAGGACTTTTTATAGATCTTTTTGGAGTAAAGCCAGCTTTTATAGCCGATACTTTAATGCTGTTTTGCGCCATGCTTATACTTAAAACTTTAATCTTACCCGATGAAAAAAACACAACACAAAATAATCTTTTTATACTAATCAAAGAAGGTTTAGCTTATGTATTTAGCAATAAAAAAATCATTCATTTAATTTTGCTTCATGGGGTTGTAGGGATAACTGCTTATGATGTTTTAATCACACTTTTAGCTGAATATGAATACGCAAAAGTTATTTCTATACCTTTAGCTATAGGAATTTCTAATGCTATAAGAGCTATATCTTTACTCATAGGTCCTTATGTGCTTAGTCCTTATATTAACAAAAATACTTTAGTGTATTTATACTTAGCACAAGGCATAGGTATCATGCTTTGGGCTTGCTTGCAATTTAACTTTTATCTTGCCTTCATAGGCTTAGTGATGGCTGGTTTTTGCACTTCATCTTTATGGAGCTATACGTATACACTTTTACAAAATGATTGTGATAAAAGATACTATGGTAGAGTAATTGCCTATAATGATATGGTGTATTTAACTTTTAGCGCGATTATTGCTTTTTCAACAGGATATTTATTTGAATTTTATGGAGTAAAATTAAGCCATTTTACTTTTAGCTTGGGAGTGTGTTTTATCTTTGCAGCAATTTATTGGTGGTGGTTTAATAAAAAATATAATTAA
- a CDS encoding dehypoxanthine futalosine cyclase — MNRLSKKEALNLLQNAPLYELGAMAYEKKLELHPEKITTFVVDRNINYTNICCIDCDFCAFCRKEKDDDSYILKYEEIGQKIEELQAIGGTQILFQGGVHPKLKIEWYEDLLVYIKTNYPTITVHGFSAVEIAYIARVSKISIEEVLKRLQAKGLFSIPGAGAEVLSDRVRDIIAPHKCDTATWLRVHESAHNIGMKSTATMMFGTVENDEEIIEHFDHLRNLQDKTNGFRAFILWSFQSENTPLIKKHPEIIKQSSNRYLRLLALARLYLDNFKNLQSSWVTQGSLIGQLALKFGANDLGSTMMEENVVAAAGAKYRMNQEQMIELIKDIGELPAKRDTAYNILERF; from the coding sequence ATGAATAGATTAAGCAAAAAAGAAGCGTTAAATTTACTCCAAAACGCACCTTTATACGAACTAGGTGCAATGGCATATGAGAAAAAATTAGAGCTTCACCCTGAAAAAATAACTACTTTTGTGGTAGATAGAAATATAAATTATACAAATATTTGTTGTATTGATTGTGATTTTTGTGCTTTTTGTAGAAAAGAAAAAGATGATGATTCTTATATTTTAAAATACGAAGAAATAGGGCAAAAAATAGAAGAATTACAAGCTATAGGTGGAACGCAAATTTTATTTCAAGGTGGAGTGCATCCAAAACTTAAAATAGAATGGTATGAAGACTTACTTGTTTACATAAAAACTAATTATCCTACTATTACCGTGCATGGTTTTTCAGCAGTAGAGATAGCTTATATAGCAAGAGTTTCTAAAATTTCTATCGAAGAGGTTTTAAAAAGATTACAAGCTAAAGGACTTTTTTCTATACCTGGAGCGGGTGCTGAAGTATTAAGCGATAGGGTAAGAGATATTATAGCACCACACAAATGTGACACAGCTACTTGGCTTAGAGTGCATGAGAGTGCGCATAATATAGGCATGAAAAGTACCGCTACTATGATGTTTGGTACGGTTGAAAATGATGAGGAAATCATCGAACATTTTGATCATTTAAGAAATTTACAAGATAAAACAAATGGCTTTAGAGCTTTTATTTTATGGTCATTTCAAAGCGAAAATACTCCTTTGATTAAAAAACATCCTGAAATTATCAAGCAAAGTTCTAATAGATATCTAAGATTGTTAGCTTTAGCAAGACTTTATTTGGATAATTTTAAAAATTTACAAAGCTCATGGGTAACACAAGGTTCTTTAATAGGTCAACTTGCTTTAAAGTTTGGTGCAAATGATTTAGGTTCAACAATGATGGAAGAAAATGTCGTAGCTGCAGCTGGTGCAAAATATAGAATGAATCAAGAACAAATGATAGAACTTATAAAAGATATAGGGGAATTACCTGCTAAACGTGATACAGCTTATAATATTTTAGAAAGGTTTTAA
- a CDS encoding M16 family metallopeptidase, with product MLNLSFNNTKIDIIYEYENELPVLFFKLIFKNSGKIAEKNNRGCASMLARLLNEGSSDEFFKSLEYRAIELYTKASFEHFQISIKCLKEHFDFALEKLQELFLNVRFDEKILQRLKTLALGELASLNTDYDYQAKRLLNKNVFKDEIFSSGLDGTKESIEKISLKELQDFMNENLVLDNALFVFGGDVKEDEVKVKTEKICQILKRNTPNQNKNYKLIEESIEVSEQKSTEQAYIYFCSPFNIQINDEKMYLAKLTLFILGQGGFGSRLMEEVRVKRGLAYSAYAMLDVNLNYSRVFGYLQTKNESSNEAKTLVKEVFENFIQNGVNEKEFQLAKQFLVGSMPLRYESLAKRLDIMLNEYLHGLKLGNLKEEMQKIKNTTLDELNDFIKAHSEITKVSFASIENES from the coding sequence ATGTTAAATTTAAGCTTCAATAATACTAAAATAGACATAATATATGAGTATGAAAATGAGCTTCCTGTGCTATTTTTCAAGCTTATTTTTAAAAATAGTGGAAAAATAGCAGAAAAAAACAATAGAGGTTGTGCAAGTATGCTTGCTAGGCTTTTAAATGAAGGAAGTAGTGATGAGTTTTTTAAAAGCTTAGAATACCGTGCTATAGAGCTTTATACTAAGGCTAGTTTTGAGCATTTTCAAATTAGTATTAAGTGTTTGAAAGAACATTTTGATTTTGCTTTAGAAAAACTACAAGAGCTGTTTTTAAATGTGCGTTTTGATGAAAAAATCTTACAAAGATTAAAAACTTTAGCTTTAGGTGAGCTTGCAAGTTTAAATACTGATTATGATTACCAAGCAAAAAGACTTTTAAATAAGAATGTTTTTAAAGATGAAATTTTTTCTAGTGGTCTTGATGGAACTAAAGAAAGCATAGAAAAGATTAGCTTAAAAGAATTGCAAGATTTTATGAATGAAAATTTAGTACTTGATAATGCTTTGTTTGTCTTTGGTGGAGATGTTAAAGAAGATGAAGTGAAAGTTAAAACAGAAAAAATTTGCCAAATTTTAAAAAGAAACACCCCAAATCAAAACAAAAATTACAAACTCATTGAAGAGAGTATAGAAGTAAGTGAGCAAAAAAGCACTGAGCAAGCTTATATATACTTTTGCTCTCCATTTAATATACAAATTAATGATGAAAAAATGTATTTAGCTAAACTTACTTTGTTTATCTTGGGTCAAGGTGGTTTTGGTTCGCGTTTGATGGAAGAAGTGCGTGTGAAAAGAGGCTTGGCATATTCAGCATATGCTATGCTTGATGTAAATTTAAATTATAGTAGAGTTTTTGGGTATTTGCAAACTAAAAATGAAAGCTCTAATGAGGCTAAAACTTTAGTTAAGGAAGTTTTTGAAAACTTTATCCAAAATGGAGTAAATGAAAAAGAATTTCAATTGGCTAAGCAATTTTTAGTAGGCTCTATGCCATTAAGGTATGAAAGCTTGGCTAAAAGACTAGATATAATGCTAAATGAATATTTGCATGGTTTAAAACTTGGAAATTTAAAAGAAGAAATGCAAAAGATCAAAAACACTACTTTAGATGAATTAAATGACTTTATCAAAGCACATAGTGAAATTACAAAAGTGAGTTTTGCAAGTATAGAAAATGAAAGTTGA